The Danio rerio strain Tuebingen ecotype United States chromosome 10, GRCz12tu, whole genome shotgun sequence genome contains a region encoding:
- the smtlb gene encoding somatolactin beta precursor produces MKKATALQVCVVVLVCLKKAVIGSPVECPDQEIGGTSCTISAEKLLDRAVQHAELIYRFSEEAKLLFDELLDLFGGMNQYIPGGAVCAPKTVPVPLSKSEIQQISDRWLLHSVLILVQFWIEPLVNLQKSLENYKSAPIGLLSRNQWIASKLSSLEEGLLVLIRQILGEGGLVLGPPEDVSDNTLSVDAFETVRRDYSVIYCFRKDAHKIQTFLKLLKCRQVDRENCSLF; encoded by the exons ATGAAGAAAGCTACAG CTCTACAGGTTTGTGTGGTGGTTCTGGTCTGCTTAAAGAAGGCTGTGATCGGATCTCCAGTGGAGTGTCCAGACCAAGAGATTGGAGGGACGTCCTGCACAATCTCAGCGGAGAAGCTTCTGGACCGAGCCGTTCAACATGCTGAGCTCATTTACCGCTTCTCGGAGGAAGCCAAGTTGCTGTTT GACGAGTTGCTCGACTTATTCGGAGGTATGAATCAGTATATTCCTGGAGGGGCTGTGTGTGCTCCCAAAACGGTGCCGGTTCCTTTGTCTAAAAGTGAAATTCAACAGATTTCC GACCGATGGCTTCTGCACTCAGTCCTGATTCTGGTTCAGTTCTGGATTGAGCCATTGGTGAATCTACAGAAATCTCTGGAGAACTATAAAAGTGCCCCAATCGGACTTCTTAGCAGGAACCAATGGATAGCTAGCAAACTATCAAGCCTAGAGGAGGGGCTGTTGGTTCTTATTAGACAG ATTTTGGGTGAAGGAGGCTTGGTGTTGGGTCCTCCAGAAGATGTATCGGATAACACTCTCTCTGTCGATGCTTTCGAGACAGTGAGACGAGACTACAGTGTGATCTACTGCTTCCGAAAAGACGCACACAAGATTCAGACGTTTCTCAAACTCCTGAAGTGCCGCCAGGTTGACAGGGAAAACTGCTCCCTCTTCTAG
- the smtlb gene encoding somatolactin beta isoform X1: MRQRISDVNMNNVTFIPGNRRRCILVDQITALQVCVVVLVCLKKAVIGSPVECPDQEIGGTSCTISAEKLLDRAVQHAELIYRFSEEAKLLFDELLDLFGGMNQYIPGGAVCAPKTVPVPLSKSEIQQISDRWLLHSVLILVQFWIEPLVNLQKSLENYKSAPIGLLSRNQWIASKLSSLEEGLLVLIRQILGEGGLVLGPPEDVSDNTLSVDAFETVRRDYSVIYCFRKDAHKIQTFLKLLKCRQVDRENCSLF; encoded by the exons ATGAGACAGAGAATCAGCGATGTAAACATGAATAATGTCACGTTTATACCGGGTAATAGGCGAAGATGCATTTTGGTCGACCAGATCACAG CTCTACAGGTTTGTGTGGTGGTTCTGGTCTGCTTAAAGAAGGCTGTGATCGGATCTCCAGTGGAGTGTCCAGACCAAGAGATTGGAGGGACGTCCTGCACAATCTCAGCGGAGAAGCTTCTGGACCGAGCCGTTCAACATGCTGAGCTCATTTACCGCTTCTCGGAGGAAGCCAAGTTGCTGTTT GACGAGTTGCTCGACTTATTCGGAGGTATGAATCAGTATATTCCTGGAGGGGCTGTGTGTGCTCCCAAAACGGTGCCGGTTCCTTTGTCTAAAAGTGAAATTCAACAGATTTCC GACCGATGGCTTCTGCACTCAGTCCTGATTCTGGTTCAGTTCTGGATTGAGCCATTGGTGAATCTACAGAAATCTCTGGAGAACTATAAAAGTGCCCCAATCGGACTTCTTAGCAGGAACCAATGGATAGCTAGCAAACTATCAAGCCTAGAGGAGGGGCTGTTGGTTCTTATTAGACAG ATTTTGGGTGAAGGAGGCTTGGTGTTGGGTCCTCCAGAAGATGTATCGGATAACACTCTCTCTGTCGATGCTTTCGAGACAGTGAGACGAGACTACAGTGTGATCTACTGCTTCCGAAAAGACGCACACAAGATTCAGACGTTTCTCAAACTCCTGAAGTGCCGCCAGGTTGACAGGGAAAACTGCTCCCTCTTCTAG